The nucleotide sequence CGCGCTGCACGTCACACATCTTTCAAATCCCTGCGACTGGGGGAAGGCCAGATTGGGGACAGGGGCCAGTTTAAGGGAGGGCTGACCGAGACAAAGACAGTAGAGTGGTCCTGCTTTTGCCAGAAAGCGTCCGCTCCGATTCACCTCTCGGCAATTCGCAGAAGTTCCTTCCGAGTCGCTTCTGACAATTCGGGCCAGCTCGCCATGATTCGGGTAAGACGGGGATCGGTATTCGCGGACGATTTCGCCTGGATTGCATCCAGGCGACTTTGAATCACGACCAGTTCGGATTGGATAGTCGCAAAATTGATGTCACGGCGTGCTCGCGCTGGCTGCAGGATCCACGAGGTGACGGAACCGCTGAGCATTCCGAACATCCCCACTCCGCAAACCATGACAATGCTGGAGATCATCCGCCCGATCGACGTGGTGGGATACTTATCCCCGTAGCCCACTGTCGTCATGGTCGCGATCGACCACCACAAGGCGTCAGAGGGAGTTTTGATATTGGCCCCATCCACCTGCTCAACCTGAAGGATTGCAATGCTGGAGAGTAGCAGCAGCAGAATCGAGCTCAGGATCACCGTCAGAAGGGTACCGTCCGCTCGGTGATGCTGCAGGTAGACACTCATAATTCGAGCTAAGCGGAACCCTCGCAAGACACGCAGAATGCGGAAGATACGAACCACCCGGCCAAGACGCAGCGCGTCCAGTACAGGGATGCTGGAGACCAGATCGACCCAGCCCCAGATCATAAACTTCAGTTTGTTTGGAGCAGCGACGAACCGAACCAGGAAATCAATGAAGAAGATACCGCAGATCACGTTATCGACGGCGTCGATGATCTCGGCATCCTCGGCCGGAAGGTGGATGAATGTTTCCAGTCCGAGCATCAGTAACGAGAAACAGCACAGCAACACGATGAAGAATTCGTATGGCCGCAATCCCGTTTCCGTCTCAGCCTGCGGTGCGGACAATGTCAACGGGGTCTCAGAGGAACTCATTTCCGCATACCTTCTTCAGCCAGCTCAACGACCATTCTCTGGTAATCAGTCAGATCCCTTCCCTGGAGATGGCCGAATACTTCTGAGGCGGACGTTAAACAACTGCACGGAATCCGCCAAGTACAAGTTCAAGCGTTGCTCGTCGTGGTTCCCGTCCGGACCAACTGGATGCACCAGACGATCAGCAAACTGACCACAACCGCCGCCAGCAGAAAGACTCCGAATCCCCCCACTTCGGCCGCTTTTGCGTGGAGATCAGCCAGGCTCAACAGATCGACCGCGCTAAGGCGAACCGCTTCGCGTAAAACGGAAATGCAGACTAAGGTCGTCAGTGACCCCGCAGACACGAATCCCAACAGAAGGAGCGAAAGGCGATTCTGTCTGAACATCGAAATCCAGCCACCAATCTGCAGGCCCACCCCCAGAGCCCCCATCATCAGGTACGGGCGTCCCACATTGCCGAACACCAGCCCCTTCGCAGACGCTTCAATGACCAGAATATAGGTCGCCCCTGCCAGCACACTGACAACTAATCCGCCGATGGCCATCCGCGATAACGCGCGCGTTCCCCAAGCGTCCTGCCCTAATTCATTCTGTGCACCGTCTCGACTCACTCTCTCACGATAAAACAACTGCCACCCCAGAATGACGCACATCGTGGGAAACGAACCTGCCAGCCAGACCAGCATTCGCACGATGACTTCCGTGTACGTGAATGGCAGCTGGCCAGTCGTGTAGACCTCCGGCCAGGTCGATCCCCGATTGGCAATCAGGTGATTGGCCGTCCAGCAGAACCCGACAAAGACAAAACAGGCGGACGTCACCAGCAGAACTGCCACGCGAACGAGATAGGGCCACGTCCACAGCCGGTGACTCTTCACGAGGTAGGTCAGGTAAAATCCGACAATCAGCACGGGGACGACAATCATCCAGCGCCACCAGAGCAACAGATTCGCCGTGTAGAACTGGTGCTGATAGACGATCTGAATAAACAGTAGCGGAGCCACCCCTGCCGTAATGGCTGCGCTCAGCAGAAACGGGATCCACTCTCTCAGTGTGGCCAGAAGAGGTTGTTCTGCCCACGCGACCGTCTCTCGGCGTTGCGAGAGGGTGAACCACGTCAGGCACAGGCTGCCGGCGAGAACATAGTGCATGAACGCGTGATGCAGAACAAAGGTCAGAACATACAGCACAAGATAGAAAGCGGTCGCCACGGGGAAACCGAACGGAAATGCACTATGCATTATGAGGCCCACATGAGGTTCGAATCCAGGATCGTTGGTCGATACGCGTGACTGATAAAGTCAATCAGCAACTAAGGTGATGCGGTCCGCTTCTTGTTCTGCTCAAAATCCCCCTGCAATGTCCCCGCCTGTTTCAGCCAGGATTCAATCTTCGCAATCGTTTGTGGATCGTCGCTCACCGGCCACTCCTTTGGATGTTCGCGGTTCGACCAGTTGAGGTACTGCACCAGCGCCTCGACCTCTTCAGCGTTCCCGGCAAACGGGGGCATGAACGGTTTTGTATGCTGCAGCTTCGCAATGTTCATCCGCATCTGGTCGTTGTCCCACGACCCCGTCAACTCTGCCACGGCATTTGTCCCATGGACCGTATGACAAACACTGCACTGACGTCGAAAAACCTTGGCCCCCATTCTCACCTGATCGTTTGCGTACATGTCATCATTCCGCAGCCCGTACGGATCATGTGCAGTACACCCCGTCTCGCGCAGGGATTCCACTTCCCCCGGTTCGATCGCGTTGGAATACAGGACGTTGCGGATGGAATAAGGCTTACGCGAACCTTCGCGTACGAACTCACCCCCGGCAGTCGCACCAAACGCGAGCAGCAACAGCAGCGAGGCGGTTGCGCCGTTGATGTAAAGTCGCTGCATGACCATGCCGATGATGGCGTATCCGCCGATCGCGAGTGATGCACCAATCGAGATATTCAGAAACAGCATCATCGCGGGACTGCCCCCCAACACCCAGCTCCGGCTGTCGGGTGGCATCGCCAGCAGAAACCAGATTCCCAGCACAGGCATCAGCGCCATGGGAATCAGCAGGTGCGCCGCGCGATTGATCAACCGGCGCTGGGCATCCCGATCGAGGGTACTCATCAAGTTCGTGACAACGCATCCGACCAGCCCTGCCAGCGTCAGCGACACCACGGTCCGAAAGAACAGGCTGGGCCAGAAGCTGGGATTGAAAAAGCCGTCGACAATCGACCGTGTCTCAAGCCAGTGGCCCGGCGTGAGCTGCCAGGAAAGAATGCCGTTAATGATGAACAAGCTCATCCACGACGCCCCTGCATAGATTGCCAGCAGCGTCATCGCCGCGCGATCGTTCAGACGGGCGTGATAACGATAGAACGCATAGCCCGAGACAATTTCAAGACAGAAGAAGGTCCACTCCGTCGCCCACAGCCAGTGGAAGTTATCCACCATCGCGCCGATCGTGGCAGG is from Schlesneria sp. DSM 10557 and encodes:
- a CDS encoding ion transporter encodes the protein MSSSETPLTLSAPQAETETGLRPYEFFIVLLCCFSLLMLGLETFIHLPAEDAEIIDAVDNVICGIFFIDFLVRFVAAPNKLKFMIWGWVDLVSSIPVLDALRLGRVVRIFRILRVLRGFRLARIMSVYLQHHRADGTLLTVILSSILLLLLSSIAILQVEQVDGANIKTPSDALWWSIATMTTVGYGDKYPTTSIGRMISSIVMVCGVGMFGMLSGSVTSWILQPARARRDINFATIQSELVVIQSRLDAIQAKSSANTDPRLTRIMASWPELSEATRKELLRIAER
- a CDS encoding cytochrome c — protein: MTHVFPVNDYGPLMPGLVMGAVAIVHVFLAQFAVGGGFLLCYFQWLAMTGRDRHARQFVEGYFKVVVLVSFVLGALTGVGIWLTAIQVSPATIGAMVDNFHWLWATEWTFFCLEIVSGYAFYRYHARLNDRAAMTLLAIYAGASWMSLFIINGILSWQLTPGHWLETRSIVDGFFNPSFWPSLFFRTVVSLTLAGLVGCVVTNLMSTLDRDAQRRLINRAAHLLIPMALMPVLGIWFLLAMPPDSRSWVLGGSPAMMLFLNISIGASLAIGGYAIIGMVMQRLYINGATASLLLLLAFGATAGGEFVREGSRKPYSIRNVLYSNAIEPGEVESLRETGCTAHDPYGLRNDDMYANDQVRMGAKVFRRQCSVCHTVHGTNAVAELTGSWDNDQMRMNIAKLQHTKPFMPPFAGNAEEVEALVQYLNWSNREHPKEWPVSDDPQTIAKIESWLKQAGTLQGDFEQNKKRTASP